In Rhododendron vialii isolate Sample 1 chromosome 9a, ASM3025357v1, the following are encoded in one genomic region:
- the LOC131300994 gene encoding uncharacterized protein LOC131300994 isoform X2, whose protein sequence is MYAETDLVFPYFQNFSQEVLQLEDFCRSHKSNYYDQAASTIYSMNSVSFRHPTGNLVQTSTISEYDLGGEGDLFKAPEPIIEEPDVGLDPMTAAISMISCGEDVITPQTLKVADTESIQTEQLMSEVFYECKKDILAKEAIESTLSDIMDIKIPVVGTEENLISDGNFFTEESFQKSLSLECLSSMDWMHGAPMRPNFLDFPGIDLDAVYGMRRAFSEGDIKTLGNGNVSLIHSSHGLPPLIGNSTTEDRRQKLSRYRNKKTKRNFGRKIKYACRKALADSQPRIRGRFAKTEESDFPKKE, encoded by the exons ATGTATGCTGAAACCGACCTAGTGTTCCCGTACTTCCAGAACTTCTCTCAAGAAGTACTGCAACTTGAAGACTTCTGTCGCTCTCACAAATCCAAT TATTATGATCAAGCTGCTTCAACTATATACTCAATGAATTCTGTTTCATTTCGGCATCCAACG GGCAACCTGGTTCAGACATCCACCATATCAGAGTATGACTTGGGGGGAGAAGGAGATCTATTCAAGGCTCCGGAACCAATAATCGAAGAACCAGATGTGGGTCTTGATCCCATGACAGCTGCCATTTCAATGATCTCTTGTGGGGAAGATGTCATAACCCCGCAAACACTCAAAGTTGCGGACACTGAATCAATTCAAACTGAGCAACTTATGAGCGAGGTTTTCTATGAATGCAAGAAGGATATATTGGCAAAAGAAGCTATTGAATCAACGCTATCCGATATAATGGATATAAAGATTCCTGTTGTAGGGACAGAGGAAAACTTGATTTCAGATGGCAATTTTTTTACTGAAGAGTCTTTTCAAAAGAGTCTAAGTTTGGAATGTTTAAGCTCAATGGATTGGATGCATGGGGCTCCAATGAGGCCAAATTTTCTGGATTTTCCTGGAATAGACCTGGATGCTGTTTATGGGATGCGAAGGGCATTTAGTGAAGGCGACATAAAG ACTCTTGGTAATGGCAATGTGAGCCTCATCCATTCTTCCCATGGGCTGCCTCCACTTATTGGAAATTCTACCACTGAAGACCGCAGGCAAAAGCTTTCCAGATATAGGAACAAGAAGACAAAGAGGAACTTTGGCCGGAAAATCAAG TATGCTTGCAGGAAGGCTTTGGCGGACAGTCAACCAAGGATTCGCGGAAGATTTGCAAAGACAGAAGAATCTGATTTTCCGAAGAAGGAATGA
- the LOC131300994 gene encoding uncharacterized protein LOC131300994 isoform X1: MYAETDLVFPYFQNFSQEVLQLEDFCRSHKSNVIPMYYDQAASTIYSMNSVSFRHPTGNLVQTSTISEYDLGGEGDLFKAPEPIIEEPDVGLDPMTAAISMISCGEDVITPQTLKVADTESIQTEQLMSEVFYECKKDILAKEAIESTLSDIMDIKIPVVGTEENLISDGNFFTEESFQKSLSLECLSSMDWMHGAPMRPNFLDFPGIDLDAVYGMRRAFSEGDIKTLGNGNVSLIHSSHGLPPLIGNSTTEDRRQKLSRYRNKKTKRNFGRKIKYACRKALADSQPRIRGRFAKTEESDFPKKE; this comes from the exons ATGTATGCTGAAACCGACCTAGTGTTCCCGTACTTCCAGAACTTCTCTCAAGAAGTACTGCAACTTGAAGACTTCTGTCGCTCTCACAAATCCAATGTAATTCCTATG TATTATGATCAAGCTGCTTCAACTATATACTCAATGAATTCTGTTTCATTTCGGCATCCAACG GGCAACCTGGTTCAGACATCCACCATATCAGAGTATGACTTGGGGGGAGAAGGAGATCTATTCAAGGCTCCGGAACCAATAATCGAAGAACCAGATGTGGGTCTTGATCCCATGACAGCTGCCATTTCAATGATCTCTTGTGGGGAAGATGTCATAACCCCGCAAACACTCAAAGTTGCGGACACTGAATCAATTCAAACTGAGCAACTTATGAGCGAGGTTTTCTATGAATGCAAGAAGGATATATTGGCAAAAGAAGCTATTGAATCAACGCTATCCGATATAATGGATATAAAGATTCCTGTTGTAGGGACAGAGGAAAACTTGATTTCAGATGGCAATTTTTTTACTGAAGAGTCTTTTCAAAAGAGTCTAAGTTTGGAATGTTTAAGCTCAATGGATTGGATGCATGGGGCTCCAATGAGGCCAAATTTTCTGGATTTTCCTGGAATAGACCTGGATGCTGTTTATGGGATGCGAAGGGCATTTAGTGAAGGCGACATAAAG ACTCTTGGTAATGGCAATGTGAGCCTCATCCATTCTTCCCATGGGCTGCCTCCACTTATTGGAAATTCTACCACTGAAGACCGCAGGCAAAAGCTTTCCAGATATAGGAACAAGAAGACAAAGAGGAACTTTGGCCGGAAAATCAAG TATGCTTGCAGGAAGGCTTTGGCGGACAGTCAACCAAGGATTCGCGGAAGATTTGCAAAGACAGAAGAATCTGATTTTCCGAAGAAGGAATGA
- the LOC131300994 gene encoding uncharacterized protein LOC131300994 isoform X3, whose product MYAETDLVFPYFQNFSQEVLQLEDFCRSHKSNVIPMGNLVQTSTISEYDLGGEGDLFKAPEPIIEEPDVGLDPMTAAISMISCGEDVITPQTLKVADTESIQTEQLMSEVFYECKKDILAKEAIESTLSDIMDIKIPVVGTEENLISDGNFFTEESFQKSLSLECLSSMDWMHGAPMRPNFLDFPGIDLDAVYGMRRAFSEGDIKTLGNGNVSLIHSSHGLPPLIGNSTTEDRRQKLSRYRNKKTKRNFGRKIKYACRKALADSQPRIRGRFAKTEESDFPKKE is encoded by the exons ATGTATGCTGAAACCGACCTAGTGTTCCCGTACTTCCAGAACTTCTCTCAAGAAGTACTGCAACTTGAAGACTTCTGTCGCTCTCACAAATCCAATGTAATTCCTATG GGCAACCTGGTTCAGACATCCACCATATCAGAGTATGACTTGGGGGGAGAAGGAGATCTATTCAAGGCTCCGGAACCAATAATCGAAGAACCAGATGTGGGTCTTGATCCCATGACAGCTGCCATTTCAATGATCTCTTGTGGGGAAGATGTCATAACCCCGCAAACACTCAAAGTTGCGGACACTGAATCAATTCAAACTGAGCAACTTATGAGCGAGGTTTTCTATGAATGCAAGAAGGATATATTGGCAAAAGAAGCTATTGAATCAACGCTATCCGATATAATGGATATAAAGATTCCTGTTGTAGGGACAGAGGAAAACTTGATTTCAGATGGCAATTTTTTTACTGAAGAGTCTTTTCAAAAGAGTCTAAGTTTGGAATGTTTAAGCTCAATGGATTGGATGCATGGGGCTCCAATGAGGCCAAATTTTCTGGATTTTCCTGGAATAGACCTGGATGCTGTTTATGGGATGCGAAGGGCATTTAGTGAAGGCGACATAAAG ACTCTTGGTAATGGCAATGTGAGCCTCATCCATTCTTCCCATGGGCTGCCTCCACTTATTGGAAATTCTACCACTGAAGACCGCAGGCAAAAGCTTTCCAGATATAGGAACAAGAAGACAAAGAGGAACTTTGGCCGGAAAATCAAG TATGCTTGCAGGAAGGCTTTGGCGGACAGTCAACCAAGGATTCGCGGAAGATTTGCAAAGACAGAAGAATCTGATTTTCCGAAGAAGGAATGA
- the LOC131300994 gene encoding uncharacterized protein LOC131300994 isoform X4, translating into MYAETDLVFPYFQNFSQEVLQLEDFCRSHKSNGNLVQTSTISEYDLGGEGDLFKAPEPIIEEPDVGLDPMTAAISMISCGEDVITPQTLKVADTESIQTEQLMSEVFYECKKDILAKEAIESTLSDIMDIKIPVVGTEENLISDGNFFTEESFQKSLSLECLSSMDWMHGAPMRPNFLDFPGIDLDAVYGMRRAFSEGDIKTLGNGNVSLIHSSHGLPPLIGNSTTEDRRQKLSRYRNKKTKRNFGRKIKYACRKALADSQPRIRGRFAKTEESDFPKKE; encoded by the exons ATGTATGCTGAAACCGACCTAGTGTTCCCGTACTTCCAGAACTTCTCTCAAGAAGTACTGCAACTTGAAGACTTCTGTCGCTCTCACAAATCCAAT GGCAACCTGGTTCAGACATCCACCATATCAGAGTATGACTTGGGGGGAGAAGGAGATCTATTCAAGGCTCCGGAACCAATAATCGAAGAACCAGATGTGGGTCTTGATCCCATGACAGCTGCCATTTCAATGATCTCTTGTGGGGAAGATGTCATAACCCCGCAAACACTCAAAGTTGCGGACACTGAATCAATTCAAACTGAGCAACTTATGAGCGAGGTTTTCTATGAATGCAAGAAGGATATATTGGCAAAAGAAGCTATTGAATCAACGCTATCCGATATAATGGATATAAAGATTCCTGTTGTAGGGACAGAGGAAAACTTGATTTCAGATGGCAATTTTTTTACTGAAGAGTCTTTTCAAAAGAGTCTAAGTTTGGAATGTTTAAGCTCAATGGATTGGATGCATGGGGCTCCAATGAGGCCAAATTTTCTGGATTTTCCTGGAATAGACCTGGATGCTGTTTATGGGATGCGAAGGGCATTTAGTGAAGGCGACATAAAG ACTCTTGGTAATGGCAATGTGAGCCTCATCCATTCTTCCCATGGGCTGCCTCCACTTATTGGAAATTCTACCACTGAAGACCGCAGGCAAAAGCTTTCCAGATATAGGAACAAGAAGACAAAGAGGAACTTTGGCCGGAAAATCAAG TATGCTTGCAGGAAGGCTTTGGCGGACAGTCAACCAAGGATTCGCGGAAGATTTGCAAAGACAGAAGAATCTGATTTTCCGAAGAAGGAATGA